In the Drosophila teissieri strain GT53w chromosome 3R, Prin_Dtei_1.1, whole genome shotgun sequence genome, CTAATGTTGTGAGTTTAGACTGAAATACAAATCACAATTAAACTTTTTAGAACAATTGtatacatacttatatattcaatataagTATCTACACACTTTTATTTGTgcttcaaatatttattttcctgtAGTGTAGTGTGGCAGGCAAATCCAGAGTCAAATCACTCCATTACCACCTCGGGCAACATTCGCGCGTGTTGCACAAAAAGCTGATTAGTTGCCATTGTGGCGCACACCGCgtcgagcacacacacaggtgcATTCCCAGCCGGGTGCAGGCAGAGTGCTAGGTGTTGGAAATGCTTTTCCGCCGGCACCCCGAGGATTAGCCCAATTCAGGCGATTCCATTCCCAGCTCACTCACATTTCACTCTGTGCCATGGCGAAATTATTGAGTCGCTTCTTCATTATTAGCATGTGAGGATCTAATTGGTTTGAATGCACTCGATAAACTTCCAATCCGATTACCCAAACCGAGCCAAGTACCATTGTCATTTATTATAAAGCAAGGCTAGGCAAAAGGATTATTATCTAAGGACTTTGCAACTAAGTAGGCCAGCGTCGGCAATAAAAACCTCCTGATTCAGGACTAAGCACTGGCGTGGAAACGAAAGACCAAAGgaaactgggaactgggaagtGGAGAGTGGAAACTGGGTAgggtaataaataaagtggCCTTGTTACCGGGGAATGGAAAAAAGGTGTCACACCCCCACGTGAAAGTGCAGCCTGCAGCGAGTGCTTAAGCCAAAGTTGAACTTTAAGTAGTTGCCACCTTAAGTCGACGCCATCTGCAGGCCAAAAAGCGAACCGAACTGTGGCATATTGCTCTATATGGACGAACTTCTCTCCACATACCCCgtaaaaacttttccattatttttatCTGCTTCACATTTTGAAGTAGCAAAAACTTTGATGCtgtatgcaaaaataaaaacaccatCCGCAAAcggggaaaacaaaagcaaaaattaaatacgatttttttttccacattttccctcattttatttttgtcgtTCTCAGACACACTCACAAAGCCAAAGCTGATTTTCATATACagtacgtacatatgtacatatgtacatttatatgGAATAAGACCTTCCCCAAACAGTTATTGTGGCTGGCCCGGCCAATTCAAGGCCCCTCGGGCTGGTGtctttggcattttatttagtttgttATTTGTTCATACTTAAGTGTGTCGCCAGCGTCTTGTATTGGTTTTATTCGAAAAACTTGTCGTATGTCGTCCTCGAGTCGATGaggaaaaagaagaagccaGTCAGCGATGCCCAAGACAATAACCCACGACCCAATCCCACACCCACAACCATCCCACACCCAATCCCACACCCGCAAGCACTGATTTCAGATCCTTGTTGTATAAGCAAAGTAAGTTGTTGAGTAGATTACGGTTTTTGTTACGTCCGCCTGCCATTGTCTTTAAGTTTTTGCCTTCCTTTATGGGCGACGAGGTTTCGAAGGTCCCCAGTGACCCTGTAAACTTCAAATTGCTACAAGTGacacatcccatcccatcccatgccATTCGTTCGATCTTGTGGGTATGGGTATCCTTGCCCAGGACAAGGATACCAGGACAATGGTCAGGCGGGCAGGTGAGTATGAGTGCGATGGCGATTTTGCTTGTCTCGGTGCCAAAGCGCCTTCAATGACACAAAGCTGGCGAAAAAATCCTAAGATAAACAAATTCGAACAATGTCGTGTGTAATTTAAACACTTGTCTCCGGATCTTGATTCTTGTTTCTTGGCACTGTTACAGACATCTTGGCTGTGTCCTTTGGCATTTAAAGGAGTGAGCATATAtagattttacattttaagttCTATTGTCTTAGGTGTAACAGAAAAAGGCTAATGTGGAACCAAATAAACTTGAACACCCTTTTGCGTGTAAAATATAAACCTATACTCTTCTACTTGcttccataaatattttgtatgtacTTCCATTCTCTCTAATACTTCAAATGATTTACCCAGTTTTCGTCTATTACTACTAATTCCCTCGGTTTTTGAGCATAGCCCACATTTATGTGGGTTTTCCGGTCTGCTGCAATCATAccaaacaaatataaagaTGTGAGTTTTGCCCAAAATTCGGAGGCAATTCAATATGGGAGTGAGATTCGGCGGTTGGGGAGCACGGAAAGAAGTAAATCCCTTGGGCCATACACATGACATGCCATGCCTAAACCATATTTTGTGCCACAGTCATGTAAGTACATAATTCagcaaaatgttaatttaattaaattatgaatatgaaattttCGCTGGCTGCCTTGCCTTGTGTCAGGTGCAGGATGAGGGCGCTTAAATTGGGGGCGGGGCAATTCTGAATGGCAGCATAAACTCGACGCGCTTCGACTGAAcaaattcatttatatttcgCACACGGGGGCGACACACTCTGTGCCCCAGCATTTTGTGTGGCAGCTCCGAGTGCACAAACACTGGGCAACTGAACGctgaaaacggaaaactgaAAGCTGAAAGCCGAATACTGCAAACTGGAAACCAGCTCAATAACGATACAGAATGTGGCCCAAAGCCGCATATAGCATACAGCATACAGCATATATCATGTAGCGTATGGGCCAGAaatgcagcatgcagcatggCCAACCAACAGCGGTAGCCATTGCCACATGTTGATTTTGCAAAACTGAACCGTATTTATATAATGCAATGCCGAAACTCGAAGAAAACAACATCATTAAAGTGCTCTCCGGGCACGGAGCACAAATGTGTTCCAAACACAGCACCCCAACGTCACCACCACTCCAAAAACATTcacatatgaaaatattcgTATGGAAATATAGAAATGCACGTGGGGACCGCCACAACCCGGCTAATATGAGGCAAATCCAGAATTACTAAAAACCAAATGGGCAGCCGCATTATAAACATGCAGCCAGGCAGTTACTAAAAATAATGAGTCCGCCGACTGAGTGTTTGGTCAGCGGCACCGAAAGAGCCATTTCTGAATGGAGTAGCTACACTGGGGGAAAATCAAAGCGACTGatgcaattttaaaatttgaaaagacCCTATATATATCCTTATTCCAGTTTTggaacatttttattgccaatCTTTGGAAATAATTACATCAAATTATCTTTGCCTTCTTACCAAACAGGAATCAACACATTCTTAGCTTAAACTAAGAAAAGCTCAAGTTTAAGTGCAAGTAGAGCGCTAAAATTAATGAAGTTCTAGattgaaaagtgcaaaattcaTTTGAAATCCGCAATTCGCCAGCTCGGTCAGTTGATTTGCGTTAGGGAGCCGAAATGGAATCCGTTGAAAgctcgaggaggagcagcattGGTGGCAGCATTACGACGGAATTGAGTTGCTGAGCCAGGCCAAAAGCTATCGGTGCAAAATCTGCGTGGCCAGCAGAATGCGCAAACACCCAAAGTCCCTatcataaattcaatttttttctgttgctgctAAGACAAAATGCCAAGAGTTGACATTAAGCAGCCGGATGACGGGCGGGACAACTCGCAGGACGACTTCTAGGGTTCCCAGGACACCCAGGACGTCGCCTTCTCCGCTGCACTGACAGCGATGACGACAAGTGGGAGAGGACATCAAGTGAAATGCAACCGaggctccagctccagcttcagctccatctccagttCCATCTCCAGTTCCAGCTTCGGCTTCAGATTCTGATTCAATGCGCGTGACAGAAACCACAGGGCTGTCAGCAGAGCAACCGCCTTGGTTGGCCATTACCCCAAGTCGCAGCATCCTTCGTTTGACATGGAACCCAGTCCAGGATGGGCTGCAATGGAATGGTATGGGATTGTCAGTTCGGTGGCTTGTAACTGCAACTGTAACTATATATGCCAGCGCTCTTATTGTGGGCCCACTGCCGCTGTGCATTTGTAACAGAGCTTTTCGTAAATTGATCCAATTTATGCTTATTTTATGGCAAATTACGGGCGAAAGACGCCAGTCTGCCAGGGACCTCTGCCACTGACACCACAGGGAGCAGGAGAGCTCCTTGTCCGAGGACCTGATTAAAGGCCCTTTAAATATCCATATCGTCAGCTAAATGCTATGAATGTGCAATCAGTAAAGGcttaatattaaatacttGCCATAactaagttttaaattaaataactcGTGTTGAAACCCATTTTTGCTTTCTATATTTACCAAAACCCTGGGGGCAACTGAATTGTGTCAAACTGATCGACATGTCAACTTGGCTTTTGCCCCAAAAATTTCGATTTCTCCACCgcttttcataaataaatgaaaagttcAATAGCTGTCAAAATCGAAAGCGTACAtcgtgttttatttaaatataattgtgAATTTATAAATCTCCCCGAGCCACGCAGTTTAATTTTGTGATTCCGAGAAGCCAAACATGCATGCCAAGCTTATAAGCATATATATGAATTCGATCCTGAATATCCACTTGAGTCGTTGGGCGCCAACTGCTGATTGTTCGCCACTTTCACCCACACAATTTGCCTGCTAACTTGCCTTTATTGGCTTCTAAATGCAGCTCTAAATCCTTTGAGCAAATTGCCATATTGCTACCAGCTGCCAGCTGCCTCTCGTGCGGAATGTCCTTGCttgttgcattgttttcgtataataaaattaaacttatgCACTCGCTCTCCGGGTTTCTGGGGCGACTTCCCGCCCGGGGCGCCAGGGTGAGCATTTGTTAAGTGGCAAAAGATTGAAATGAAGGCAAACACACAATTGCACAGAAGCCGGGACTGACGTGCAGATTATTGGCATGTAAGCGTAAGTGTGCGTtgatgcactgagaaaaatgtgGAAAGATTCAAGCAGCATGATGATACTTCAATAGTAGTGATAGTCTGAATATAATGTCTTCGTTATAGAGAGGAAGGAATGCTAGCAGCATAGCAAAGCATTACATTACTTTCTCACaacttttaaatacaaattccaACGAGCCCagttttttctcagtgcttgCATGAGGGTgtgtaaatgaaatgaaatggaacgAATCGGTTGCAACAAAGTGAGGGTTCTGCAAGGGGCTTACCGACTGCCAGATAAAGTTAAAAGGGGGCGCCAACGCAATTTGCTCGGGGTCAGTTCTCCAGCAATTTCGTTGATAACTTATGTCATTCAACAAATGAAGTTGACATGCCGACCCCCTGCTGAACCCTCCCCCCTTTGAGGTTGCATTTAGTATGCGAATTCAACTTTGCTGGCCCTGTCAAATGGGCCACTTTCACATTACGCACCTGGACCTGCAATGTGCATACACAGAACCTTAAACATGCCGTAGTCACCGCCTCTCAATTACCTAATTGAAATCCAAGCCAACGAGTTGGGCACAAAGTCAAAGCCcagattctgattctgattctcaATTCCGGCAACCGAATCTCTCAAGGCTGTGTGCGCTGCATATGATTATAAGTTGCAGACTTGtgccatttcaatttgctcttTGACATTGCCGCTCTGTGtcgaatgcaaattgaaaaatcatCATCGAATGGCCCGGGCCAACAACATTTTGGCTGCCGGAAGCGTTTTGCTGCCGCCCCAAACTAA is a window encoding:
- the LOC122621570 gene encoding uncharacterized protein LOC122621570, whose amino-acid sequence is MTKQSPSWTGFHVKRRMLRLGVMANQGGCSADSPVVSVTRIESESEAEAGTGDGTGDGAEAGAGASVAFHLMSSPTCRHRCQCSGEGDVLGVLGTLEVVLRVVPPVIRLLNVNSWHFVLAATEKN